One Miscanthus floridulus cultivar M001 chromosome 11, ASM1932011v1, whole genome shotgun sequence DNA window includes the following coding sequences:
- the LOC136492614 gene encoding endonuclease 2-like isoform X1, translating to MGVLLLLHVLLVAVAARAPAADAWGKEGHYMVCKIAESFLTEEASTAVKDLLPGWAGGDLAETCSWADTQRFRYRWSSPLHFADTPGDCEFDYARDCHNTKGEKDMCVVGAINNYTAALKDSSSPFDPTESLMFLAHFVGDVHQPLHCGHTDDLGGNTIVVHWYRRKTNLHHVWDVNVIETAMKDFYDNDQSTMIQAIQQNITEEWANEEKQWETCRSRTKTCAEKYAAESAKLACTAYEGVEQDSTLEDDYFFAALPVVQKRIAQGGVRLAAILNKIFGGKSRLQIQSS from the exons ATGGGCGTGCTCCTGCTTCTTCACGTCCTCCTCGTCGCGGTGGCGGCGAGAGCTCCGGCGGCCGACGCATGGGGCAAGGAGGGGCACTACATGGTGTGCAAGATCGCCGAG AGCTTTCTGACGGAAGAGGCCTCGACGGCGGTGAAGGACCTGCTGCCGGGGTGGGCCGGCGGCGACCTTGCGGAGACGTGCTCGTGGGCGGACACGCAGAGGTTCCGGTACCGCTGGTCCAGCCCCCTGCACTTCGCCGACACGCCGGGGGACTGCGAGTTCGACTACGCCC GGGACTGCCACAACAcgaaaggagagaaggacatgtgcGTGGTTGGAGCCATCAACAACTACACCGCGGCGCTCAAAGACTCATCAAGTCCAT TTGATCCGACGGAGAGCCTGATGTTCTTGGCACACTTCGTCGGCGACGTGCACCAGCCACTCCACTGCGGCCACACTGACGACCTCGGCGGCAACACCATCGTCGTCCACTGGTACCGAAGGAAGACCAATCTTCACCAC GTATGGGATGTGAACGTCATTGAGACGGCCATGAAGGACTTCTACGACAACGATCAGAGCACCATGATACAGGCCATCCAGCAGAACATCACG GAGGAGTGGGCTAATGAAGAGAAGCAGTGGGAGACCTGCCGTAGCCGGACAAAGACTTGTGCTGAAAA GTACGCTGCAGAGAGCGCGAAGCTGGCATGCACGGCGTACGAGGGTGTCGAGCAGGACTCCACCTTGGAAG ATGACTACTTCTTCGCTGCGCTGCCGGTGGTTCAGAAGAGGATTGCTCAAGGGGGTGTCCGGCTGGCCGCAATACTGAACAAGATATTTGGTGGGAAGAGCAGGCTTCAGATTCAGAGCAGTTGA
- the LOC136492614 gene encoding endonuclease 2-like isoform X2 yields MGVLLLLHVLLVAVAARAPAADAWGKEGHYMVCKIAESFLTEEASTAVKDLLPGWAGGDLAETCSWADTQRFRYRWSSPLHFADTPGDCEFDYALDPTESLMFLAHFVGDVHQPLHCGHTDDLGGNTIVVHWYRRKTNLHHVWDVNVIETAMKDFYDNDQSTMIQAIQQNITEEWANEEKQWETCRSRTKTCAEKYAAESAKLACTAYEGVEQDSTLEDDYFFAALPVVQKRIAQGGVRLAAILNKIFGGKSRLQIQSS; encoded by the exons ATGGGCGTGCTCCTGCTTCTTCACGTCCTCCTCGTCGCGGTGGCGGCGAGAGCTCCGGCGGCCGACGCATGGGGCAAGGAGGGGCACTACATGGTGTGCAAGATCGCCGAG AGCTTTCTGACGGAAGAGGCCTCGACGGCGGTGAAGGACCTGCTGCCGGGGTGGGCCGGCGGCGACCTTGCGGAGACGTGCTCGTGGGCGGACACGCAGAGGTTCCGGTACCGCTGGTCCAGCCCCCTGCACTTCGCCGACACGCCGGGGGACTGCGAGTTCGACTACGCCC TTGATCCGACGGAGAGCCTGATGTTCTTGGCACACTTCGTCGGCGACGTGCACCAGCCACTCCACTGCGGCCACACTGACGACCTCGGCGGCAACACCATCGTCGTCCACTGGTACCGAAGGAAGACCAATCTTCACCAC GTATGGGATGTGAACGTCATTGAGACGGCCATGAAGGACTTCTACGACAACGATCAGAGCACCATGATACAGGCCATCCAGCAGAACATCACG GAGGAGTGGGCTAATGAAGAGAAGCAGTGGGAGACCTGCCGTAGCCGGACAAAGACTTGTGCTGAAAA GTACGCTGCAGAGAGCGCGAAGCTGGCATGCACGGCGTACGAGGGTGTCGAGCAGGACTCCACCTTGGAAG ATGACTACTTCTTCGCTGCGCTGCCGGTGGTTCAGAAGAGGATTGCTCAAGGGGGTGTCCGGCTGGCCGCAATACTGAACAAGATATTTGGTGGGAAGAGCAGGCTTCAGATTCAGAGCAGTTGA